Within the Gemmatimonadaceae bacterium genome, the region AAGCTGGGCTTTCGAGCCGGGGGACCGGCCCAGCCGCCTCGCCTGCGGACGATCGCGGCGCGGGACTTAGCCGCACTCACGCGGGAACTCACCGCAGCGAAGCGCCGGTTTACGCTCCCGACGGAGGCGCCGATGCTCAGCAGCAGCGTGTGTTAGGAAGCAGCGAAGTGGACCTTCGCCTTCCATTGCTCGGGCGTCATTAGGTAAGGCTCAAGTAGGCCGATCAATTTCGCGCTTGGCTTCGTTGTGGAGTAGAGCCCACTGATGCGCCAGGAATCGGTGGCCGTATATCCCATTGAGTCGGCAACCGCGACCGCCTCTCGCTGGGTCAGTGCGTAAGTCGCTAGGCATTCTGATGCCTGGATTCCCCAGACATACGCGTGGAGAAGGTTCGGGAACTTGTCGTACTTTCTATTAATCGAGAAGGAACGTGCGCTCACGGCCTTCATTTGGATGGGGACAGCCGTGAACGCTGTCACACCGTCTCCAGTGTCTACGTAAACGATGAGGTCGATTCCTCGATCGCGCAAAGGTGAGGCGACCTCGATGCCTGCCCGTAATAGTTCTGACGTGAGTTGACTACGTCCAACCAGTTCGATTGCCTGAGCGTCAATCACGTAGTTGCGAGAGTGAGGTGGTTTGCTTCCTAACTAGTTATTAACCAGCGACGTTATACTGCGAGATTGCGGCATTCACTGCAAGCCGCGGCTGCTAATTCTGCAATGCTTGGCGCCTCCCGCTGGATCAACTCGTTGAGGGTGCCGCACTTAGCGCTTGCTCATGTTGTCCTAGTCGTGCGCTCTGCTGCGAAATCCCTGCAGCCTATTGTCGCAACCCTGCTTCCGAGAAAGAAGCATGGCGCAGGGTGATCCCATCCCATCCCACCGCGAGCTCAATTCGGCTCGAGCAGTACCATGTGCCCGCATCTTCTTGCCGATGCTGTTGAGTAAAGCTGCGCCCAGCTTCATCAACAGCTTGACCGCCCGCTTCTCTGCCTCGTCAATCAGCGACTGCGGCGTTCGCGTACCGCCGCGCGGGTGGGGCCTTTCCGCGCAAGCTCTGGAGGGTGGGGCCGTTTGTGGGGCCGTTTCTCGCGGTAAATTGCGGCTCGAATGACGGGAAAGTCCGGCACCGACGCTCGGTTTCCCTCTAGAGTTCGGCAGTATGTCGTTAAAGGTTAGTGGTTGTTGCTGACTTCGGATCAGAAGGTTGGGGGTTCGAGCCCCTCCGGGCGCATTAGATAACGCATTGAACACGCGACGGTTGCCGGCCGTCGTTCTGCTCCTTCTCTTCGAGCGGGGGTCTCCCTGGCGGAAGCGGTACCTCTCCTCTCGTCAGAGGGTCCCGGATGCCTGCACTTATCGCGATGGTGCTGATTGCTAGTCGGGAGGACCGCCACTCCTGTTTGCCGTCCACACATAGCTGCCCGCGCCGCCCTGGCTAAACGTCCAGCGCATCGTACCGCCGACAACCAGCCCGGTATACCGCTGATCGCCTCCAGTGCGCCGGAAACTGATGGTCCCATTCACCATGCGAAGGTCGAGCATCGGCTCCCATCCAGTCTCGCGCAAATTGAATCGCCCTTCCTGCGCGCCGCTACGTTCTGCGATTTCCATGACGCCGGGCCATCCGTTGAAGGAGACGTTCCAAGTACCATTGATGCTCGCATTGGCCGACGAGGGGGCAGGTGGCGCGGTTGGGGGAATCGCCGGTGGGGTAGCGGGAGGAGATACCGCCCGGATCGGCACGGGTGGCGCGAAGGCGGTGATCACGGGTGCGGGCGCGTGTGCGACGTCTTTCGTGAACCTGTACGTATAGACGTACTCGGCGCGACGAATCCCCACCCCGTACGCCGCCGAGAAATACATGACGTCACCGGACGTTGCGGCGGGTGGTGTGTACGACTTGGTCGCCCCTTTGCTCCGCTCGCCAGCGTGCAGATCGAACGACGCCGCTGGTCCATACCAGACGTCGCTGCGCGATGGGACGTTGGCCCGCAACTCCGCGTTGCCGCCTACATAGAGCCCCCGCGGATCGTTGCTGCCCGCGTCTGAGGCGGTAATGCGAAACCCGATCTCCGTACCGGGGACCATCACGCGCGGCGGCGGCGTCCATTCGGCTTTCATGGCGATGATGACGGCGTAGACTTTGGGGTCGGGATGGCCGAACGTGCCCTGGCATTGGCCAGTCGAATCGCCGACTGCTTGTTCCAGTCACGTACCATATCGAGCGCCAGCTTCTCGAGCTTCGCTTCGTCGAGAATCTCGGCTGGAATCAGCTTGTTCTCCAGCACATCGGGGTTCGTGACGTCGGCGAGCTTGTGGGGACCAAACTCCATGAGCGCATTGAACTTCTGCACGTACTCGGCGAACCCGACGGCGATCCGATCGCGATAGCGCCGCGCCAGCTCCGGGTTCCTGGGCCTTGGCGACCAGAACAACGGATTCTCAGGGAGACTGCGCGCATCGCGCACCGCGATGCCGTCCGCGATGGACTTGTAGCGGGATATCAGGCTGGGACGTGCGGCACCGTACCTCTGTGATCGTCAGCAGCCAGAATCATGGAAACTCAATCGGGGTCACCCAAGTATGGCGCGTCTCCTCGCGCCACACAAATTCATGGCGCGTCCCATCTCCCCAAACTACCTTGTCAGCCCTGAGGACCTCCCATTCCAAGTGAGAACTCGTATGCGCCCTCTTCTTCGTTCTCTCCTCCTCTCACTCTCCATCATCGCCACCCCTGTCCTCGCCAGCGCGCAGATGGTCATCGCGGGACGCGTCACCGGTGACGGCGCCCGCGGACTCCCCGGCGCACAGATCCTCATCGAAGGCACCACACTCGGTACTGTCGCCGTCGAGAACGGCACCTACCGCCTGGTGATCGCTTCGCCAAGGCCCGGCATGGTGCTGCTCGTCCGCTCGCTCGGCTACAAGCCCGCGCGACAGACGCTCGCCCAGACAGCAGGGAGCATCAATCAGGATTTCCAGCTCACGCCCGACGTTCTCCGACTCAGCGAGGTGGTCGTGACCTCTTCCCGCGGCGAGACCGAGCGCAGCACGCTCGGAACGACGATCGCCACCGTGGGAGGCGACGAGATCTCGAAGACCAACGCGCTGCAGGTGGATGCCGCGCTCTCGGGCAAGGTGGCGGGCGCACTGGTGCAGCAGATGTCCGGACAACCGGGCGGTGGGACGAGCGTTCGCATTCGCGGTCTCTCGACGCTCAGCCGGAGCGCCGAGCCACTCTACATCGTGGACGGCGTGATCGTGGACAACGCCTCGACGCCGCTCATAGACCTGGGCGGCTACTCGTCCAACCGGCTGGCTGATCTCGATCCCAACGAGATCGATCACATCGAGATCGTGAAGGGCGCGGCCGCCGCGGCGCTCTACGGATCGCGCGCCAACGACGGCGTCGTCCAGATCTTCACCAAGCGTGGCCACCCTGGTGCGCTCCGCACATCATTCCGAACCACCTTCGAGAACGCCGGCCTCGAGCGACGCGTCGCGGTAAACCAGGCGCCGGTCAACGAAGCAGGCGTCGCGGTCACACGGCACGACTATCAGGACGATCTCTTCCGCACGGCGCCGAGGTTCTCCAACACGCTTTCACTTTCGGGGGGCGACGACCAGACCGCTTTCTTCCTCTCCGGCACGTCGGAGCAGCAGCAAGGGATCCTCAAGGGCACCGATTATCGCCGCCAGAACCTGCGCCTCAATCTGGACCGCACCCTCAACGACCGCCTCAAGGTCGCGGTCAGCACCGCCTACATAACGAGCAAGGCGAATGTCGCGCCAAACGGCGGACTGACGTTCAATCTCGGCCTGCTGACGAGCTTCCTGTTCATGCCCAACAGCTACAACCTCTACCCCGATCCGGTGACCGGCGCCTATCCCAACGGCTTCTCTCTCGCGAATCCGCTGGAGATGATCGCCAACTGGCACGCGCCACAAACCATCGACCGGTTCATCGGCGGACTCAACATTACGGCGTTTCCGATCGACCGGCTGACGATGTCGTATCGTCTCGGGTTCGACGGCTACACGGAGAACGCGCAGCTGTTCATTCCGCGTGGATCATCCGCGCCATCGGTGCCAACCGGTCTTTCCACGTCGGTGACCGATCGCGCCCGCCTCGTGAACTCGGACATCGATCTGAGCTACGTGATGAACCTGGGGTCGCTCAAGCTGACGCATGGCGCCGGAATGAACTGGCAGCGCCAGCAGGCGGACATCGTCACAGCGCGTGCGACTGATCTCGCGCTGCTCGCTCAGACCGTTCAGGGGAGCCAGCAGTTCGCCTCCGAGTTTCGTGACGACCGCCGCACCCTCGGATTCTACGGGCAGGAGCAGATCGGCGTCAGCGAGCGGCTGTTCCTCACCGGCTCGCTTCGCTCCGACGCGTCGTCGGCCTTCGGCTCCGACGTGCGACAGCAATGGTTCCCCAAGGTGGGAGCCGCGCTCAATCTTTCTGACTACGATTTCTGGAAGTCGTCCCTCTCGCGCCTGGCGAACACAGCGCGTCTCCGGGCTGCGTACGGCTATTCGGGTGGTCAGCCAGCGGGCAGCTTCGATCGCCTGTCGAATTACGTCTTCGAGCCCAACGGTACGCGCTCGGGGACGGTCAACAGCACGCAGCGGGGCAACCAGCAGCTGAAGCCCGAGCGCGCTCGCGAGCTCGAGCTCGGCACCGATCTCGAGGTACTGGGCGGCCGCGCCGGACTCGAGCTCACGTACTTCAACAAGAACGTGAGCGATCTCATCCTTCCCAAGAGCGTTGATCCTACCACCGGCTTCCTCCAGCAGCTCGCCAACGTCGGTGAGCTCGAGAACCACGGAATCGAAGCGCTCCTCCGCATGTTCATTCTCCGCGGCTCGACTCTGACCTGGAGCTCGACCGCCACCTACGCGACCAACAATCCCAAGGTGACGAAAGTCAGTGACGGCGGCGCGTTCTTCATTCCGGAGAGCTTCAACATCATTCGCGTCGCCGCCGGGGAAGCACCCGGTCACTTCTTCGGCACGACATACGTGCGCGATGCGCAGGGCAACATCCTCACCGCCGCCGGCGTTTCGATCAAGGACGCTTCCGGCAAGATCACCGGCATTCCGGCGATCGGGCCGCGGGTGGTCATCGGCAACCCGAACCCGAAGGCGTACTGGTCGCTCATCAACGACCTCGGCGTCGGCAAGTCGCTCTCGTTCCGCGCGCAGTTCGGCGGCGTGCAGGGCGGCCAGATATTCAATTTCGACCGCCGGCTCCTGGAGACGCCGGCTTTCGGAAGCGGCGCCGCATACGCCGACGAGCTGAACGGCGTAGTGCCGAAGGGATACTTCCAGGCGCGGCGCAGCATCTTCCAGGAGTACATCGAGAACGGAACCTGGGTAAAGCTGCGCGAGCTATCCGTCACCTATAGCCTTCCCGCCGGCCTGCTCGGTCGTCTGGGCTCGCGCGGTGCCGCGCTCACACTCGCAGGGCGCAATCTCAAGACCTGGACCGATTACACCGGCTGGGATCCGGAGACCAACGCTGGCGCACAACGGACTCTCGTTCGAGGCTTCAGCTTCGCGACCGTTCCCATCCCGCGCAGCGTAGCGCTCACCTTCACCACCAACTTCTAACCGGAGGGGACGCGAAATGAAATTCCATTCTCAGAATCGCCGCGTGACCCTCCGCCCGATTGCCGCGGCTCTCACCGCATTGTCGCTCGCCGCCTGCGAGCTCGACATCTCCAATCCGAACGCGGCAACCGAGCAGGGCGTTCTTATCTCGGTCGCCGGCCTCCGCGCTCTCGCCGTCGGAATGCAGGGACGGCTCGGCAACTCGATGGAGGAGAACATCTACGTTCCCGGCCTGATTTCCGGAGAGCTTGCCAATACGAGTGCCACGCAATCAACGCAGCGCGAATTCCAGAACTTTCCGACCGCCAGCGCCAATTCGGCGATCGAGGAGACGAACGTTGATCTGCTCGACATTTGGGCGAAGAACTACGGAGTCGTGAAGCCCGCCAACGACATCCTCGACAACATCGACAACCTCACGTTCGCTCCGGGAACGCGCGCCGGAATGGTCGGCCTTGCCAAGCTGTGCAAGGCAATGGCGTACGGATTCCTGATCGAAGCGTTCGAGAAGATATCGATAGACGGCGGCGCGACATTCGTCGATCGGCCCACCGCACTGACGGAGATCCTGTCGCTGCTGGCCAGCGCCAAGACCGATGTCACCGGGACGACGCTGACGACTGATTTCACCGGATCCATTCTCTCTCCCAACTTTGACCTCCTCAACACAAT harbors:
- a CDS encoding TonB-dependent receptor, with translation MRPLLRSLLLSLSIIATPVLASAQMVIAGRVTGDGARGLPGAQILIEGTTLGTVAVENGTYRLVIASPRPGMVLLVRSLGYKPARQTLAQTAGSINQDFQLTPDVLRLSEVVVTSSRGETERSTLGTTIATVGGDEISKTNALQVDAALSGKVAGALVQQMSGQPGGGTSVRIRGLSTLSRSAEPLYIVDGVIVDNASTPLIDLGGYSSNRLADLDPNEIDHIEIVKGAAAAALYGSRANDGVVQIFTKRGHPGALRTSFRTTFENAGLERRVAVNQAPVNEAGVAVTRHDYQDDLFRTAPRFSNTLSLSGGDDQTAFFLSGTSEQQQGILKGTDYRRQNLRLNLDRTLNDRLKVAVSTAYITSKANVAPNGGLTFNLGLLTSFLFMPNSYNLYPDPVTGAYPNGFSLANPLEMIANWHAPQTIDRFIGGLNITAFPIDRLTMSYRLGFDGYTENAQLFIPRGSSAPSVPTGLSTSVTDRARLVNSDIDLSYVMNLGSLKLTHGAGMNWQRQQADIVTARATDLALLAQTVQGSQQFASEFRDDRRTLGFYGQEQIGVSERLFLTGSLRSDASSAFGSDVRQQWFPKVGAALNLSDYDFWKSSLSRLANTARLRAAYGYSGGQPAGSFDRLSNYVFEPNGTRSGTVNSTQRGNQQLKPERARELELGTDLEVLGGRAGLELTYFNKNVSDLILPKSVDPTTGFLQQLANVGELENHGIEALLRMFILRGSTLTWSSTATYATNNPKVTKVSDGGAFFIPESFNIIRVAAGEAPGHFFGTTYVRDAQGNILTAAGVSIKDASGKITGIPAIGPRVVIGNPNPKAYWSLINDLGVGKSLSFRAQFGGVQGGQIFNFDRRLLETPAFGSGAAYADELNGVVPKGYFQARRSIFQEYIENGTWVKLRELSVTYSLPAGLLGRLGSRGAALTLAGRNLKTWTDYTGWDPETNAGAQRTLVRGFSFATVPIPRSVALTFTTNF
- a CDS encoding RagB/SusD family nutrient uptake outer membrane protein, whose translation is MKFHSQNRRVTLRPIAAALTALSLAACELDISNPNAATEQGVLISVAGLRALAVGMQGRLGNSMEENIYVPGLISGELANTSATQSTQREFQNFPTASANSAIEETNVDLLDIWAKNYGVVKPANDILDNIDNLTFAPGTRAGMVGLAKLCKAMAYGFLIEAFEKISIDGGATFVDRPTALTEILSLLASAKTDVTGTTLTTDFTGSILSPNFDLLNTIRAMQARYSLAAGNYDATLGFANEVPATASSVITFAGADINALRDLFHGSKYFGVISTYRTNAEPGDTRVDKFTRTTAFAPLGGASMFETNIYLTDADPIPVFSQDELSLIRAEALARLNRLPEAIVQINVVRNRAGLPSKTAAGLSTQAAVLEEIFTQRTYSLFAMGLRWADERRFGKIALAKVRYLPYPFTVRATNPGTPANP